In Pseudobacteriovorax antillogorgiicola, a single window of DNA contains:
- a CDS encoding LysR family transcriptional regulator yields MESQNEKYKKLRMLDIDDLILLQHLLNGGRPSTGAQILGLTPPAVSHRLRKIEDVFQIKLFDRVGSRLNLNQAGRALSEKADRALMLMSN; encoded by the coding sequence ATGGAGAGTCAGAACGAGAAGTACAAGAAGTTACGTATGCTGGATATTGATGACCTCATCTTGCTCCAGCATTTACTTAACGGAGGCCGACCGTCGACAGGCGCTCAGATCCTAGGGCTTACTCCTCCTGCCGTTAGCCATCGGCTTCGGAAAATTGAAGATGTTTTTCAAATAAAGCTTTTTGACAGGGTTGGCTCGCGATTAAACCTCAACCAAGCCGGGCGAGCGCTTTCGGAAAAGGCGGATCGCGCTCTGATGCTTATGAGTAACTGA
- a CDS encoding TIGR02147 family protein produces the protein MDIFRYTDYRDILREELVRRVQQNPNYSQGAFARDISLTPSRLSEILNGKQGISVRVAIDIAKHLKFSEDQCNFFGDLVESQHGRSRLSRESARARLDRYRHSRTFSTRLEAIQELLSKWYYLGILELIKVEGFAVTPEAIATALKIDLQEADRALNRLKDMGLLTVNFGQYQRSSHQNGVSGNLGDPGLLKFHSQMIDLSLRQPHKQDEQHVHDFIMSIDSSKLSYLLTYLKESLEYFVGRADDGTKKDSVYGLSVSFFPISAEAPAKT, from the coding sequence ATGGACATTTTTCGCTACACAGATTACAGGGATATCCTTCGTGAGGAACTCGTACGAAGGGTGCAGCAAAACCCCAACTATTCACAGGGGGCTTTTGCCCGGGACATTTCATTAACCCCTAGCCGCTTGTCAGAGATACTTAACGGCAAGCAAGGAATCTCGGTGCGAGTAGCGATTGATATCGCGAAGCATCTAAAATTTTCCGAAGATCAGTGCAATTTTTTCGGCGATCTTGTGGAAAGTCAGCATGGCAGAAGCCGTTTGTCTCGAGAATCGGCTCGTGCTCGACTTGACCGCTATCGCCACTCAAGAACGTTTTCGACAAGGCTTGAAGCGATCCAAGAGCTACTGTCGAAGTGGTACTACTTGGGCATTTTAGAACTTATCAAGGTTGAAGGCTTTGCAGTCACCCCCGAGGCGATCGCGACTGCACTCAAAATCGATTTGCAAGAAGCAGATCGAGCTCTCAATCGACTCAAGGACATGGGGCTATTAACGGTAAACTTCGGTCAATACCAACGATCGAGTCATCAAAACGGCGTGTCTGGCAATCTTGGTGATCCAGGCTTGCTGAAGTTTCACTCGCAGATGATCGATCTAAGTTTACGTCAGCCTCATAAACAGGACGAACAGCATGTCCATGATTTCATTATGTCCATTGACTCTAGCAAGTTGTCTTATTTGCTAACTTACCTGAAGGAGTCGTTGGAATATTTCGTGGGTAGGGCTGATGATGGTACGAAAAAGGATTCAGTCTACGGACTTTCTGTGTCTTTTTTCCCCATAAGTGCTGAGGCACCGGCAAAAACTTAG
- a CDS encoding SGNH/GDSL hydrolase family protein: protein MAKFLALFILIQSQISFAGRIAFLGDSISTGGAAHPYLALEPERFRKVFLGEVPIEPDRSYRKMISDLGYSYSDTQAPIRLRRSYREFQHPAFWFFDNLWTSFGAEFLDAEEYAWSYLLGRRLGYQSNEILIAARDGEKMSHGVRQVDRILDYTEGVLPEKLFIFFTGNDLCGPTIEHVTSSDDFESELRDLLRYLKVNGIPAPGGTTVYVMNPVGIIQIATSSKILSHRVPYQGKELSCKEIQTLDPAKVAQENSSSQLAQADFLDLVINSIANSPAGYCMTLFAIHKGDTQMQIALSNRIQDYRKSITKLVKEFSDMAGTDILFKQLTSTNDILFEGDEMANDCFHLALKGHHRIADSIFNELKK, encoded by the coding sequence TTGGCTAAGTTTCTTGCTCTGTTTATCCTGATCCAAAGTCAAATCTCTTTCGCTGGTAGAATTGCGTTTCTCGGAGATAGCATCTCGACAGGAGGGGCCGCCCACCCCTACCTAGCTTTGGAGCCTGAAAGGTTTCGCAAAGTTTTCTTGGGAGAGGTCCCTATCGAGCCTGATAGGTCCTATAGAAAAATGATTTCTGACTTGGGCTATAGTTACTCCGATACACAGGCACCGATTCGGCTGCGTCGATCCTATAGAGAGTTTCAACATCCTGCATTTTGGTTTTTCGACAATCTCTGGACGAGCTTTGGGGCTGAGTTCTTAGATGCTGAAGAGTACGCTTGGTCTTATCTATTGGGAAGACGATTGGGCTATCAAAGCAACGAGATTCTCATCGCTGCGAGAGATGGAGAAAAGATGTCTCACGGTGTCAGACAGGTCGATAGAATTCTCGATTACACAGAAGGTGTCCTGCCTGAAAAACTGTTTATATTTTTTACTGGTAACGATTTGTGCGGTCCAACCATTGAGCACGTGACATCCAGTGATGATTTTGAAAGCGAGCTGAGAGATCTCCTGCGGTACTTAAAAGTAAACGGCATACCAGCGCCGGGAGGCACGACTGTTTATGTCATGAACCCTGTTGGTATTATCCAGATTGCAACGTCCTCAAAAATCCTATCCCACCGGGTGCCTTACCAAGGCAAAGAGCTAAGTTGTAAAGAAATTCAAACTTTAGATCCGGCTAAGGTAGCTCAGGAAAATTCAAGTTCTCAATTAGCACAGGCTGATTTTTTAGATCTGGTGATCAACTCCATTGCCAATTCGCCGGCAGGATATTGTATGACCTTATTCGCTATTCATAAGGGTGACACCCAAATGCAGATTGCTCTTAGCAATCGTATTCAAGACTATCGCAAGAGTATTACTAAACTGGTCAAAGAGTTTAGTGATATGGCTGGTACTGACATTTTGTTTAAGCAGCTTACCTCAACAAACGATATCTTGTTTGAGGGCGATGAGATGGCCAATGACTGCTTTCATCTTGCTTTGAAAGGTCATCACAGGATTGCGGACTCGATCTTCAACGAACTCAAGAAATAA